A genome region from Hevea brasiliensis isolate MT/VB/25A 57/8 chromosome 7, ASM3005281v1, whole genome shotgun sequence includes the following:
- the LOC110670972 gene encoding probable terpene synthase 11 isoform X1 encodes MLYIALMSSSSRATKRSKNLIPMSNMIGTRSISTCLQMPAAPNSPFRVSWQACSTQTSFSFCISPRCQLSLVPHPTPKDNNCTRTFEELRERTRKELLTPANPSASLKFIDSIQRLGIGYHFEEEINMLLERFVDWNAGQDLLATALRFRLLRHNGFPACSDVFNKFKDKDGKFNQSLSKDPLGLLSLYEASYLGTEEEVELVQAMEFTRTHLQKISIPLFSPQDRCQVFQALEIPRHLRMSRLETRNYINEYSMESNRKPTLLDLAKLDFNAVQLVHQKELVEIIRWWKQLGLVEKLGFARDRPLECYLWTLGIFPEPYNSNCRIELTKTIAILLVIDDIFDTYGLLPDLVLFTEAIRRWDLSAMEPLPEYMKICYMALYNTTNDIAYMVLKQHGWSIVPHLKRTWIDMFEAFLAEAKWFNNEYVPSLEEYLVNGVTTGGTYMALVHAFFLMGQGVTKQTVAMMEPYPDLFSFAGKILRLWDDLGTAREEQERGDVASSIQCFMREKGISCEDEGRKQVRQLIRSLWIDLNGELVAPSSMPLSIINASFNLARTAQVVYQHGDDKKGSSVDDQVQALIYKPISLGDMKQDCV; translated from the exons ATGCTATATATAGCCTTGATGAGTAGCAGTTCAAGAGCAACAAAACGATCGAAGAACCTGATTCCAATGAGTAATATGATTGGAACTAGGAGCATCTCCACATGTTTGCAGATGCCTGCTGCGCCTAATAGTCCTTTTAGAGTTTCATGGCAAGCATGTTCAACTCAGACCAGCTTCTCCTTCTGTATAAGTCCTCGGTGCCAGTTATCACTCGTGCCTCACCCAACACCAAAG GATAACAACTGCACCAGAACGTTTGAGGAACTGAGAGAAAGAACCCGAAAAGAATTGCTTACGCCAGCCAATCCATCTGCTTCACTAAAGTTTATTGATTCAATCCAACGACTAGGAATTGGGTATCATTTTGAAGAAGAAATCAATATGCTACTTGAAAGATTTGTGGATTGGAATGCAGGTCAAGATCTCCTTGCCACTGCTCTTCGCTTCCGGTTGCTGAGGCATAATGGCTTTCCAGCTTGTTCTG ATGTTTTCAATAAATTCAAGGACAAGGACGGGAAATTCAATCAGTCTTTAAGCAAAGACCCACTGGGTTTGTTAAGCCTATACGAGGCATCTtacttaggcacagaagaagaagtagaattgGTGCAAGCCATGGAGTTCACAAGAACGCACCTGCAGAAAATATCAATTCCACTCTTCTCACCCCAAGACAGATGTCAAGTTTTTCAAGCCTTGGAGATTCCTAGGCACTTGAGGATGTCAAGATTGGAAACCAGAAACTACATCAATGAATATAGCATGGAAAGCAACCGCAAACCAACTCTTCTGGATTTAGCCAAGTTAGACTTTAATGCAGTTCAATTAGTCCACCAAAAAGAGTTGGTTGAGATAATTAG GTGGTGGAAACAATTGGGTCTAGTTGAAAAACTTGGTTTTGCTAGAGATCGACCATTAGAGTGCTACTTATGGACTCTAGGAATATTTCCAGAACCATATAATTCCAATTGCCGTATTGAGTTAACAAAAACCATTGCCATCTTACTAGTTATTGATGACATCTTCGACACTTATGGCTTATTACCTGATCTTGTTCTCTTCACTGAGGCAATTCGAAG GTGGGATCTTAGTGCAATGGAGCCACTTCCTGAATATATGAAGATTTGTTACATGGCACTATACAACACTACTAAtgacattgcatacatggtactCAAACAACATGGATGGAGCATCGTCCCTCATCTAAAGAGGACG TGGATAGACATGTTTGAAGCGTTCCTTGCGGAAGCAAAATGGTTCAACAATGAATATGTTCCCAGCCTTGAGGAATACCTAGTTAATGGGGTAACGACAGGAGGCACTTACATGGCATTGGTTCATGCGTTTTTCCTCATGGGCCAAGGTGTTACTAAGCAGACTGTGGCAATGATGGAACCATATCCTGACCTCTTCTCTTTCGCTGGAAAAATTCTTCGGCTGTGGGATGATCTGGGAACTGCAAGG GAGGAGCAAGAGAGAGGAGATGTGGCATCGAGCATACAATGTTTTATGAGAGAAAAGGGAATTTCATGTGAGGATGAAGGCAGAAAACAAGTAAGGCAGCTCATTCGTAGCTTATGGATAGATCTCAATGGTGAGTTGGTGGCTCCAAGTTCAATGCCTCTATCCATCATTAATGCTTCTTTTAACCTAGCAAgaactgcccaagttgtgtaccAACATGGAGATGACAAGAAGGGGTCCAGTGTGGATGATCAAGTTCAAGCATTGATCTATAAACCAATCTCATTGGGTGACATGAAGCAAGACTGTGTATGA
- the LOC110670972 gene encoding probable terpene synthase 11 isoform X2, with protein MSSSSRATKRSKNLIPMSNMIGTRSISTCLQMPAAPNSPFRVSWQACSTQTSFSFCISPRCQLSLVPHPTPKDNNCTRTFEELRERTRKELLTPANPSASLKFIDSIQRLGIGYHFEEEINMLLERFVDWNAGQDLLATALRFRLLRHNGFPACSDVFNKFKDKDGKFNQSLSKDPLGLLSLYEASYLGTEEEVELVQAMEFTRTHLQKISIPLFSPQDRCQVFQALEIPRHLRMSRLETRNYINEYSMESNRKPTLLDLAKLDFNAVQLVHQKELVEIIRWDLSAMEPLPEYMKICYMALYNTTNDIAYMVLKQHGWSIVPHLKRTWIDMFEAFLAEAKWFNNEYVPSLEEYLVNGVTTGGTYMALVHAFFLMGQGVTKQTVAMMEPYPDLFSFAGKILRLWDDLGTAREEQERGDVASSIQCFMREKGISCEDEGRKQVRQLIRSLWIDLNGELVAPSSMPLSIINASFNLARTAQVVYQHGDDKKGSSVDDQVQALIYKPISLGDMKQDCV; from the exons ATGAGTAGCAGTTCAAGAGCAACAAAACGATCGAAGAACCTGATTCCAATGAGTAATATGATTGGAACTAGGAGCATCTCCACATGTTTGCAGATGCCTGCTGCGCCTAATAGTCCTTTTAGAGTTTCATGGCAAGCATGTTCAACTCAGACCAGCTTCTCCTTCTGTATAAGTCCTCGGTGCCAGTTATCACTCGTGCCTCACCCAACACCAAAG GATAACAACTGCACCAGAACGTTTGAGGAACTGAGAGAAAGAACCCGAAAAGAATTGCTTACGCCAGCCAATCCATCTGCTTCACTAAAGTTTATTGATTCAATCCAACGACTAGGAATTGGGTATCATTTTGAAGAAGAAATCAATATGCTACTTGAAAGATTTGTGGATTGGAATGCAGGTCAAGATCTCCTTGCCACTGCTCTTCGCTTCCGGTTGCTGAGGCATAATGGCTTTCCAGCTTGTTCTG ATGTTTTCAATAAATTCAAGGACAAGGACGGGAAATTCAATCAGTCTTTAAGCAAAGACCCACTGGGTTTGTTAAGCCTATACGAGGCATCTtacttaggcacagaagaagaagtagaattgGTGCAAGCCATGGAGTTCACAAGAACGCACCTGCAGAAAATATCAATTCCACTCTTCTCACCCCAAGACAGATGTCAAGTTTTTCAAGCCTTGGAGATTCCTAGGCACTTGAGGATGTCAAGATTGGAAACCAGAAACTACATCAATGAATATAGCATGGAAAGCAACCGCAAACCAACTCTTCTGGATTTAGCCAAGTTAGACTTTAATGCAGTTCAATTAGTCCACCAAAAAGAGTTGGTTGAGATAATTAG GTGGGATCTTAGTGCAATGGAGCCACTTCCTGAATATATGAAGATTTGTTACATGGCACTATACAACACTACTAAtgacattgcatacatggtactCAAACAACATGGATGGAGCATCGTCCCTCATCTAAAGAGGACG TGGATAGACATGTTTGAAGCGTTCCTTGCGGAAGCAAAATGGTTCAACAATGAATATGTTCCCAGCCTTGAGGAATACCTAGTTAATGGGGTAACGACAGGAGGCACTTACATGGCATTGGTTCATGCGTTTTTCCTCATGGGCCAAGGTGTTACTAAGCAGACTGTGGCAATGATGGAACCATATCCTGACCTCTTCTCTTTCGCTGGAAAAATTCTTCGGCTGTGGGATGATCTGGGAACTGCAAGG GAGGAGCAAGAGAGAGGAGATGTGGCATCGAGCATACAATGTTTTATGAGAGAAAAGGGAATTTCATGTGAGGATGAAGGCAGAAAACAAGTAAGGCAGCTCATTCGTAGCTTATGGATAGATCTCAATGGTGAGTTGGTGGCTCCAAGTTCAATGCCTCTATCCATCATTAATGCTTCTTTTAACCTAGCAAgaactgcccaagttgtgtaccAACATGGAGATGACAAGAAGGGGTCCAGTGTGGATGATCAAGTTCAAGCATTGATCTATAAACCAATCTCATTGGGTGACATGAAGCAAGACTGTGTATGA